The Vulpes lagopus strain Blue_001 chromosome 6, ASM1834538v1, whole genome shotgun sequence genome has a segment encoding these proteins:
- the CKB gene encoding creatine kinase B-type → MPFSNSHNTLKLRFPAEDEFPDLSGHNNHMAKVLTPELYAELRAKSTPSGFTLDDVIQTGVDNPGHPYIMTVGCVAGDEESYDVFKELFDPIIEDRHGGYKPSDEHKTDLNPDNLQGGDDLDPNYVLSSRVRTGRSIRGFCLPPHCSRGERRAIEKLAVEALSSLDGDLAGRYYALKSMTEAEQQQLIDDHFLFDKPVSPLLLASGMARDWPDARGIWHNDNKTFLVWINEEDHLRVISMQKGGNMKEVFTRFCNGLTQIETLFKSKNYEFMWNPHLGYILTCPSNLGTGLRAGVHIKLPHLGKHEKFPEVLKRLRLQKRGTGGVDTAAVGGVFDVSNADRLGFSEVELVQMVVDGVKLLIEMEQRLEQGQAIDDLVPAQK, encoded by the exons atgccCTTCTCCAACAGCCACAACACGTTGAAGCTCCGTTTCCCGGCCGAGGATGAGTTCCCCGACCTCAGCGGCCACAACAACCACATGGCCAAGGTGCTGACCCCCGAGCTCTACGCGGAGCTGCGCGCCAAGAGCACGCCGAGCGGCTTCACGCTGGACGACGTCATCCAGACCGGCGTGGACAACCCGG GCCACCCGTACATCATGACCGTGGGCTGCGTGGCAGGCGACGAAGAGTCCTATGACGTGTTCAAGGAGCTCTTTGACCCCATCATCGAGGACCGGCACGGCGGCTACAAGCCCAGCGACGAGCACAAGACCGACCTCAACCCCGACAACCTGCAG GGCGGCGACGACCTGGACCCCAACTATGTGCTGAGCTCGCGGGTGCGCACGGGCCGCAGCATCCGCGGCTTCTGCCTCCCCCCGCACTGCAGCCGCGGGGAGCGCCGTGCCATCGAGAAGCTCGCCGTGGAAG CTCTGTCGAGCCTGGACGGCGACCTGGCCGGCCGGTACTACGCGCTCAAGAGCATGACCGAGGCGGAGCAGCAGCAGCTCATCGACGACCACTTCCTCTTCGATAAGCCCGTGTCGCCCCTGCTCCTGGCCTCGGGCATGGCCCGCGACTGGCCGGACGCCCGAGGCATCTG gcacaATGACAATAAGACCTTCCTGGTGTGGATCAACGAGGAAGACCACCTGCGGGTCATCTCCATGCAGAAAGGGGGCAACATGAAGGAGGTGTTCACTCGGTTCTGCAACGGCCTCACCCAG ATTGAAACACTTTTCAAGTCAAAGAATTACGAATTCATGTGGAACCCTCACCTGGGCTACATCCTCACCTGCCCATCCAACCTGGGCACAGGCCTGCGGGCAGGTGTGCACATCAAGCTGCCCCACCTGGGCAAGCACGAGAAGTTCCCGGAGGTGCTCAAGCGGCTGCGGCTTCAGAAACGAGGCACAG GTGGTGTGGACACAGCTGCGGTGGGTGGCGTCTTTGATGTCTCCAACGCAGACCGCCTGGGCTTCTCAGAGGTGGAGCTGGTACAGATGGTGGTGGATGGCGTGAAGCTGCTCATCGAGATGGAGCAGCGgctggagcagggccaggccaTCGATGACCTCGTGCCTGCCCAGAAGTGA